The Juglans regia cultivar Chandler chromosome 16, Walnut 2.0, whole genome shotgun sequence nucleotide sequence CCAGTGGGGGGCTTGTACCTATTGCTTTTAGTGTTAAGGCTTGTAGAGAAGCCTTAGCAGAAATGTTGATTGTTGATAAGCTTCCTTTTAGATTTGTGGAAGGGGAGgggtttaagaaatttatgcTTGTTGTGCAACCTAGATGGAATGGGATTCCATCACGTGTAACGGttgcaaaagatatttttaaactttatttgagagagaaagacaagTTGAAAAGTGCTCTTAAGGGGCAGCGTATTTGTCTAACCACagatacatggacatccgtgcaaaatTTTAACTATTTGTGTCTcactgcacattttattgatgaagattGGAAAATGCACAAAAGAATTATCAGTTTTTGTAAGGTGGAAAACCATAAGGATGAGACACTaggtaaaaaaattgaaatgtgtttgcTTGAATGGGGGAGCcccaaaatatttacaattacactcgataatgcaagttcaaataaTGAGGCAATTTCGTATATCAAAAGAAAGACAATGAATAGAAATGATACGATTTTGGAACATGAGTTCTTGCATATGAGATGTTGTACTCATGTCTTGAACTTGATTGTTCGGGATGGGTTGAAAGAATTTGATCAATCAATTGCACGAATTAGAGGGGCTGTGAAGTATGTGAAATCTTCTTTACAAAGGTGGAACACATTTAAGCAATGTTGTGATAGTGAAgatatttcttgtaaaaatagtGTATGCTTAGATGAAGCAACTCGTTGGAACTCCACCTATATGATGTTGGATAAGGctgaaaagtttcaaaaagcATTTCAACGACTAGAGAATGATGATTTGGAATATGTTAAGAGCATTGGGGAGGATGatagtgaggatgatgatggtgTTAATGAGTTGAGTAAAGGGGGGGCATCCAAGTTAGGGCCTCCAACCAAGGATGATTGGGATAAGAGTAGGTTGTTTGtaaagtttttaaaacttttttacgATGCAACCTTGTGTTTCTCGGGGGCCAATAATGTCACTTGCAACTGTTTTGTATTTGAGCTAGCAACAATTCAATATGCAATTAATTTGGAGTGTGTGGAAGAGCCTCATAATTTGAAGACAATGGCatttaatatgaaatctaaatttgagaaatattgggaAAATCTTGAAAACATGAATCTTTTGTTGTATGTTGGGTTGGTTCTTGATCCTCGATATAAAATGCATGGTCTAGCATTTTGTCttgaaataatatatgatcataaTAGTTCGAAAGTTCTTATGTTGGTGGATCGGGTTAAAGATGCCTTGACTCGTTTATACGATAGTTATTGTGAAAATGATGGAGGTGATGTTGGGGCACAAAATAAAACTATGAGCCAATCAAGTGAGGGAGGGGCTAATACTACAAGTTCGACTGCTTGGGCAAGTAATTTCAGATTTCAATTGGCTCAATTTAAGAAGCATTTGGAGTTGGAGAACTCTTTGGAGAGTAAATCTGAAGTGGAGAGGTATTTGTCTGAAAAATGTATAGAAGATGATGCTAACTTCAacttgttgacttggtggaaggtTAACTCCATTAGATACCGCGTGCTTTCAAGAGTTGCGCGGAATGTTCTTGCAGTTCCGATATCTACAGTTGCCTCTGAGTCGGCTTTTAACACAACAGGTCAAGTACTTGATCATTTCTGCAGTAGCCTATCTCCACTTATGATAGAAGCTCttatttgtacacaaaattggcTCCGTTCTTCTGCCCCGATTAACATTCGCAGTTTAGTGGATGatattgaggagtttgagaaatttgataCAGGTATGTAACatcattcatcttttattttactatctcTAAAGtgcatcatattttgatttgttttaattattatgcttattttctttttgtttccttttgtgTAGAGCTCATGGAATACCTAGGGGGTTCTTCAAGACCTACTTCTTTGGTTGGAGATGATTAAATTTAAGGTAGGTCATCTTTTTACATctttcctcaatttttttttcatttaatgtaattaataactttttattGGAACTAActgcttgatttattttcatacaattgcAAGGTTTGTTGAATAGACTATTGAAGTTGGTGGCTTGGTGCATAGCTATTTGTTCTAGTTGTAAAGTTTCTTATTGAATGTTCTTGTAATTTGGacttttggacttgtaatttagacttttggaatttgaacttgtaatttattggacttttggacttattttatttcatagcataatttcctttttattggAGATTTTTTGTTCTTAGTTTTTGTAGCAGTTATATTTATAGGcttatagcattttttttttacagcatatttatgttttcagtttttgttttatagcagttttttatagcaaatctttttttttacataacagttttttttttataaagcagaTTTTTATAAATAGCACTCCTTATAGTATACATTGTGTCATTAAGTATCAAGTTATTCTTGTTGTTTTAAACCAAGACGCTTAGATGGGGACAAAGGGGTAGatgaaaatacatattttagATAATTAGAGACAAGGATCTT carries:
- the LOC108989374 gene encoding zinc finger BED domain-containing protein RICESLEEPER 2-like — its product is MDPSNETETLRDVQPSTERTMESTATSNPIFHKSNVSKPSTGPSSGRKRSIVWEYFTKIKTEDNSRPRAACNFCGTTYACDPNINGTKSMLQHLEKTCKKSPLKNVDRNQSVLGFKPGETSGGLVPIAFSVKACREALAEMLIVDKLPFRFVEGEGFKKFMLVVQPRWNGIPSRVTVAKDIFKLYLREKDKLKSALKGQRICLTTDTWTSVQNFNYLCLTAHFIDEDWKMHKRIISFCKVENHKDETLGKKIEMCLLEWGSPKIFTITLDNASSNNEAISYIKRKTMNRNDTILEHEFLHMRCCTHVLNLIVRDGLKEFDQSIARIRGAVKYVKSSLQRWNTFKQCCDSEDISCKNSVCLDEATRWNSTYMMLDKAEKFQKAFQRLENDDLEYVKSIGEDDSEDDDGVNELSKGGASKLGPPTKDDWDKSRLFVKFLKLFYDATLCFSGANNVTCNCFVFELATIQYAINLECVEEPHNLKTMAFNMKSKFEKYWENLENMNLLLYVGLVLDPRYKMHGLAFCLEIIYDHNSSKVLMLVDRVKDALTRLYDSYCENDGGDVGAQNKTMSQSSEGGANTTSSTAWASNFRFQLAQFKKHLELENSLESKSEVERYLSEKCIEDDANFNLLTWWKVNSIRYRVLSRVARNVLAVPISTVASESAFNTTGQVLDHFCSSLSPLMIEALICTQNWLRSSAPINIRSLVDDIEEFEKFDTELMEYLGGSSRPTSLVGDD